The following proteins are encoded in a genomic region of Entelurus aequoreus isolate RoL-2023_Sb linkage group LG01, RoL_Eaeq_v1.1, whole genome shotgun sequence:
- the LOC133655872 gene encoding cytokine-like protein 1, with the protein MRFGLTIVLLGFVCVSECAPPTCYSRALGLSKEVMTLLDKIHTYHRTKTCARHLPTIFLDVHNSCITTKLRDFLYVVLNHPSQYCRERPRIVLLKRKIQNLYSIISRICYRDLVFFTDDCEAIDTGHSRPHFAEDRLQLLQEER; encoded by the exons ATGAGGTTCGGACTGACGATCGTGTTGTTGGGCTTCGTGTGCGTGTCGGAGTGTGCTCCCCCGACGTGTTACTCCAGGGCACTCGGCCTCAGCAAAGAAGTCATGACCCTTTTGGATAAGATTCACACCTACCATCGCACG AAAACGTGTGCTCGCCATCTGCCCACCATCTTCCTGGATGTGCAC AACTCCTGCATCACTACCAAACTGCGCGACTTCCTCTACGTGGTGCTCAACCACCCCAGCCAGTACTGCAGGGAGCGGCCCAGGATCGTGCTGCTCAAACGTAAAATCCAGAACTTGTACTCCATCATCTCAAGGATTTGTTACCGG GACCTGGTGTTTTTCACAGACGACTGTGAGGCCATCGACACGGGACACAGCAGGCCTCACTTTGCAGAGGACAGGCTTCAGCTTCTGCAGGAGGAGAGATAA